ggtcccaatgtcccaggaatctaaatcgctccctcctacaccatccctgcagccacgcattcatcctgtccattctcctgttcctatactcactagcacgtggcaccggtagtaatcctgagatcactacctttgaagtcctgctttttaatttatctcctaactccttaaattcaccttgcaggacgtcatccctttttttaccaatgtcgttggtaccaatatggaccacgactactggctgttcaccctccccctccagaatgccctgcagccgctccgtgacatccttgaccctagcaccagggaggcaacataccatcctggagtcatgtttgcggccgcagaaacgcctatctattccccttacaatcgaatcccctatcactatagccctgccactcttcctcccctcctgtgcagcagagccacccgtggtgccccgaacttggctcttgctgctttcccatgataagccatctcccccaacagtatctaaagcagaatatctgtttgagagggagatggccccaggggactcctgctctacctgcctagtccttttactctgcctggcggtcacccatttcctttctttttttttattcgttcacgggatgtgggcgtcgctggcgaggccagcatttattgcccatccctaattgcccttgagaaggtggtggtgagccgccttcttgaaccgctgcagtccgtgtggtgacggttctcccacagtgctgttaggaagggagttccaggattttgacccagcgacgatgaaggaacggcgatatatttccaagtctgcctGCGTAGTCTTTATACTGCCTGCGtagtctttacctgcggtgtgaccacctcactgaacgtgctatccacgatagtctcagcatcgcggatgctccacagtgagtccactcgcagctccagctccgaaagacggttagccagtagttgcagctggacacacttcctgcacacatggtcgccagggacactggtagtgtccatgacttcccacatagtgcaggaggagcatatcacgggtgcgagctctgctgccatgacttgccttacactctcagactctcttcccgctctaggtctccccttttgtactgtgctcacctcttggactctcctgcctcacctgtgacgtcgcacagtagttttctcttgttgtaggtttgctgctgctttttttccccaatctcagtcttctactctcaggtacactgccgctctggggaaaacgtcaggaaaagcaaggcaaagcagcacctccttcccccactgcaccgaactcccacactcaccgaactctcagcagcacacactgtgtagtccgcacaccgtgcagttcacactgacaggcctctgtatatctagaggactagagtacaaaggggcagaagttatgctgcagctatacaaaaccctggttagaccgcacctggaatactgtaagcagttctgggcaccgcatcttcggaaggacatatcggccttgaagggagtgcagcgtaggtttactagaatgataccaggacttcaagggttaagttatgaggagagattacacaaattggggttgtattctctagagtttcgaaggttaaggggtgatctgattgaagtttataagatattaaggggaacagataaggtggatagagagaaactatttccgctggttggggattttaggagtaggggacacagtctaaaaattagagccagacctttcaggagcgagattagaaaacatttctacacacaaagggttgtagaagtttggaactctcttccgcaaacggcaattgatattagctcaattgctaaatttaaatctgagatagctagctttttggcaaccaaaggtattaagggatatgggccaaaggcaggtatatggagttagatcacagatcagccatgatcttatcaaatggcagagcaggcacgaggggctgaatggtctactcctgttcctatgttcctataaatgtaaggaatctccttcctcagcctccgaaagcttgtgatttcaaataaaactgttggactataacctggtgttgtaagattccttacatttgtccaccccagtccatcaccagcatctccacattatgttcctagaagacctttcatcagaaatggaagattttttttaacatcttccatttatgacgaaaggtcttcgacctgaaacattaacttcgtttctttctccacagatgctgcctgactttgctgagcttttccagcattttctgttcttatttcagatttccagcatcccgcagtattttgattttgaccTCTGGACTGTAGGTGGCGCTGTGATCGGAGGAACGTTAATCTCGGTTTGCTGCCCTGGCCGACTGTCGTTCATCTTCTAGGTTAGTGGCAGGTTTCCGGTCTGTTTGTCTTTCCTGGTGTCCGCAGTGTGGCGAGAGTTCTTCGTTGAGATGGTCAAAATGAGTAAAGAGACCAAACGGCGGCTACAGCAGGTCTTCCGCTGTGGACAGTTCGCCATCCGCTGGGGATTCATCCCGACCGTCCTCTACCTGGGTCAGTATCGGCGGTGGGCGGACGTGTAGCGGCCCCTCGCCCGCGTGCTCGCGGTGTGGGTGAGCGCGCCTGATTGTCCCCGAGAGCGGTTGGGTTTTGAATCTTCGACTCGCGCCGCTGTTTGGCCATTTCACGCATTGAGTGACAAAGGTGGTTTTGCAGAGGTCAGCTCGGTGCACAGCACTGACAACCCCCGTAACCCCGAACcccaaatttttattttaaaaattttttttttttctttaactcaACTATCACTTTACTGACCGACCagcacctttttttttcttttttttttaggccccccttttttaagaagggggggtgtagggtgtgcttaagtactaaaaaccaaataaaacgaaaccaggcatcaaattaaaattttattttcctcgtccaggatgcactccagcccctgcggtgcccaccgttcGCGGAAAGCCTCAGAGCCGACCCCCAAATTCACCTACTTTATCTTACACTTCACAATCctacaatctgattggttaaagagatacacagttgcttgccctgttcactcagatcccagatgccctgtagggggcgccACCCTGTTTCCATCTTGCATTCCCAGCAATTTACAGTGCAAAATATCATCGAGATTAAAcgggcaggggcaagtctaactaacggcggacACCATTcgctgccctgctacagcaaattctgggccattgtttttCATAATACAGCCTTCACCTGTCATCTGGCCGCTCACCATGTTCCCGCCTGTGAGTCAAGTAAATTTACTGCCCAGTGCAGCCTTGAGCTCCAGCTGAATTGATGTGGGACCCTAATTGCTGCCTCCACATGTTTTTATCAATTTTGTTCAAGTTTAAAGGAGATGAGGAGGATTAAAATTTAACTTGTTGATAATCTGTACCATATACAGTAAGACTGCCTTACTAAAATTAAACTTGGACTGGAATTGATTTGGCACCAGATTTCTAtcattttaatagtttaattttttttttaaacctcaggatgttttctttattcattccgtTAAGTATTTCTAGCCTTGTCTCAAACCATACTACCTTTCTCTTCCTTTTAACCACCCTTGG
This DNA window, taken from Heptranchias perlo isolate sHepPer1 chromosome 2, sHepPer1.hap1, whole genome shotgun sequence, encodes the following:
- the tomm7 gene encoding mitochondrial import receptor subunit TOM7 homolog, with the protein product MVKMSKETKRRLQQVFRCGQFAIRWGFIPTVLYLGFRRGGDPGMPEPNLLSLLWG